One genomic segment of Panicum virgatum strain AP13 chromosome 2N, P.virgatum_v5, whole genome shotgun sequence includes these proteins:
- the LOC120659996 gene encoding histidine-containing phosphotransfer protein 2 → MAAAALREQLNALLSSMFASGLVDEQFQQLQMLQDDGGTPGFVAEVVTLFCDDADRVISELAALLEQPVVDFDKVDAYVHQLKGSSASVGAQKVKFTCMQFRQLCQDKNRDGCIMALAVVRNEFYDLRTKFQTMLQLEQQIQAQQ, encoded by the exons atggcggccgccgcgcTGAGGGAGCAGCTCAacgccctcctctcctccatgTTCGCCTCG GGTCTGGTGGACGAGCAGTTCCAGCAGCTGCAGATGCTGCAGGATGACGGGGGCACCCCGGGCTTCGTCGCCGAGGTCGTCACCCTCTTCTGCGACGACGCCGACAGGGTCATCTCCGAGCTCGCCGCCCTGCT GGAACAGCCCGTAGTGGACTTCGATAAGGTGGACGCCTACGTGCATCAGCTAAAAGGGAGCAGCGCCAG TGTTGGTGCTCAGAAAGTGAAGTTTACTTGCATGCAGTTCCGTCAATTATGTCAGGACAAGAACAGAGACGG GTGCATCATGGCATTAGCCGTTGTGAGAAATGAGTTCTATGATCTGCGCACCAAGTTCCAGACTATGCTTCAG CTTGAGCAGCAAATCCAGGCTCAACAATAA